The following are encoded in a window of Roseimaritima ulvae genomic DNA:
- a CDS encoding RNA polymerase sigma factor: MGALDLSEQKSRLAFEILARENSRMLMVYLRSLVRDEAAIDDLFQEAMIVAWRRLDECDPDRPFGPWLRGIASRLVMAHYRKQKTVPIVLQDAVLSAVDRHFENINLLAGNTWEDKVVALRDCVDALPDRQKVAISGRYFDDLPMQALAERLEVTLEACKKRLQRGRAILAECLKKKGVLSAAEAAS; the protein is encoded by the coding sequence TTGGGAGCACTTGATTTGTCTGAGCAAAAGAGTCGGTTAGCGTTTGAGATTTTGGCCCGTGAGAATTCTCGGATGCTGATGGTGTATCTGCGCAGTTTGGTTCGAGACGAGGCTGCCATTGATGACCTGTTTCAGGAAGCGATGATCGTTGCTTGGCGGCGACTTGATGAATGCGATCCGGATCGCCCGTTTGGACCGTGGCTTCGTGGCATTGCTTCTCGACTGGTGATGGCTCACTACCGCAAGCAGAAGACCGTACCCATCGTTCTTCAAGACGCTGTGCTGTCCGCAGTCGACCGTCATTTTGAAAACATCAACCTATTGGCAGGTAATACGTGGGAAGACAAGGTCGTCGCTCTGCGTGACTGCGTGGATGCACTTCCTGATCGGCAGAAAGTCGCTATCAGCGGTCGATACTTTGACGATTTACCGATGCAGGCGCTCGCGGAACGGTTAGAGGTGACGCTCGAAGCATGCAAGAAGCGACTTCAACGTGGTAGAGCAATACTCGCTGAGTGTCTCAAGAAGAAAGGTGTACTTAGTGCAGCGGAGGCAGCCTCATGA
- a CDS encoding SUKH-4 family immunity protein, whose translation MTPAEFKSRYVASLPEVPEELREELDLDRFVVFDPGIVAAYALNKQDAAILTEVGLPNSAAPWLTFELDPKRRLAPIDGFPNMLAIGSNAYGDYVCLDMEFSGEVVYINHDNLNDRVLINSSVFTLAESLCLYLTHRHRGEPKNLLAAIGSIDPAAIVAGTFWHHEAISLAEGGG comes from the coding sequence ATGACACCAGCAGAGTTTAAGTCTCGATACGTTGCATCGCTTCCTGAAGTACCCGAGGAACTGCGGGAGGAACTGGATCTTGATCGGTTTGTTGTTTTTGACCCCGGAATCGTTGCCGCGTATGCTTTGAATAAGCAAGACGCTGCTATCCTTACCGAGGTGGGATTGCCAAATTCTGCAGCTCCGTGGTTGACGTTCGAGCTTGATCCAAAACGTCGGCTAGCACCCATCGACGGATTCCCGAACATGCTCGCGATTGGCTCCAACGCATACGGCGATTACGTTTGCCTTGACATGGAATTTAGCGGGGAGGTTGTCTACATAAATCACGACAATTTGAATGATCGAGTGCTGATCAATTCCTCAGTCTTCACTCTCGCGGAATCGCTCTGCCTGTACTTAACGCATCGGCACAGAGGAGAGCCCAAAAACCTGTTGGCCGCCATTGGTTCTATCGATCCTGCGGCAATTGTTGCAGGTACATTTTGGCACCACGAAGCCATCTCGCTCGCTGAGGGCGGCGGATAG
- a CDS encoding alpha/beta hydrolase produces MRYLALLMLLAAIGCSDPIDARSDVLENQPSSNVANDSGIPWGGLKIRSSGTALEDADQIIVLLHGYGATEADLVPLADYIGGDSRAFVFPAAPVSVDGGGLAWATTEQELENARARLASLVRFASRTYPEAEIAVGGFSQGATVSSMLLSDASLPIRHLILYSPALAIDAASISPAHHARVLLAHGQRDDVLPFEDSKRLHEMLQDKGIETNWQPFEDGHTITTELLDATRDQLSQKNG; encoded by the coding sequence TTGCGATACTTAGCTCTTCTCATGCTCTTGGCGGCAATCGGCTGCTCAGACCCCATCGACGCTCGTAGCGATGTGCTCGAGAATCAACCGAGTTCGAACGTTGCGAATGACTCAGGCATCCCATGGGGTGGCTTGAAGATACGCTCCTCAGGAACTGCACTTGAGGATGCTGATCAGATCATCGTGCTGCTTCATGGCTATGGCGCTACCGAGGCTGATCTCGTCCCACTCGCGGATTACATCGGCGGCGATTCGCGTGCTTTTGTCTTTCCCGCCGCGCCGGTCTCGGTCGATGGCGGGGGACTTGCTTGGGCGACAACGGAGCAAGAGCTCGAAAATGCTCGGGCTCGTCTCGCGTCGCTGGTGCGTTTCGCTTCGCGGACTTACCCGGAGGCAGAAATTGCGGTTGGCGGATTCTCGCAAGGGGCAACTGTATCAAGCATGCTGCTTTCGGATGCAAGCCTTCCGATTCGGCATCTCATCCTCTACTCGCCGGCACTTGCCATCGACGCGGCATCCATTAGCCCTGCGCATCATGCTCGCGTTCTGCTTGCCCACGGCCAGCGTGACGATGTGCTCCCATTCGAAGACTCCAAACGCTTGCATGAAATGCTTCAGGACAAGGGCATCGAAACTAACTGGCAACCGTTCGAAGACGGCCACACGATCACTACTGAACTGCTCGACGCCACGCGAGACCAGCTATCGCAAAAGAACGGGTAA
- a CDS encoding YdcF family protein gives MLTENSLFVRDDDVPNDFAIVFGSSDPSQLRQRTIKACDLFHAGLVAHLVLSGDARYRHASRKSEAQRMAEIARANRVPGDSIHLEDRSNTTVENARQCMQLVENSDVLRPTSVALVSSAWHMYRVLMISEHVFPRSTTFCCQPTIDGCNIDNWPENAAFRNLVANELRYIAKLIEGKVQLPRRFRSESPEA, from the coding sequence ATGCTCACTGAAAATAGCTTGTTTGTGCGTGACGATGATGTGCCGAACGATTTTGCCATTGTGTTTGGTTCCTCTGATCCCAGTCAGCTTCGCCAACGCACCATCAAGGCGTGCGACTTGTTTCACGCGGGGCTGGTTGCACACTTGGTGTTGTCCGGAGATGCTCGCTACAGACACGCTTCCAGAAAGTCGGAGGCTCAGCGGATGGCAGAGATTGCACGGGCCAATAGAGTTCCAGGCGATTCCATCCACCTCGAAGATCGGTCAAATACGACGGTGGAAAACGCTCGACAGTGCATGCAGCTTGTGGAAAATTCTGATGTTCTCAGGCCGACTTCGGTGGCTCTGGTATCTTCGGCGTGGCACATGTATCGAGTGTTGATGATCTCTGAACACGTTTTCCCTCGTTCCACGACGTTCTGTTGTCAGCCGACCATTGATGGATGCAACATCGACAACTGGCCCGAAAATGCCGCTTTTCGGAATCTGGTTGCCAATGAATTGCGGTATATTGCCAAGCTGATTGAAGGAAAGGTTCAGCTGCCTCGGAGATTTCGGAGCGAGAGTCCCGAGGCGTAA
- a CDS encoding immunity 53 family protein — translation MSALKRLSDWYLAQCDGLWEHGCGLSITTLDNPGFSLEINFKGTPLENVGFKRLEVDLDTDDHWYTCWKEGGSFHAAGAPSRIEEMVECFLTWSCSSPGQRA, via the coding sequence GTGAGTGCACTTAAGAGGCTATCCGACTGGTATCTCGCGCAGTGCGATGGATTGTGGGAGCACGGATGTGGATTGAGTATCACGACTCTCGACAACCCAGGGTTTTCGCTGGAGATCAATTTTAAGGGTACGCCGCTGGAGAACGTCGGGTTTAAACGGCTTGAGGTTGACTTGGATACTGACGACCATTGGTATACTTGTTGGAAGGAGGGCGGCAGTTTCCATGCGGCCGGGGCACCATCGCGGATCGAGGAAATGGTTGAGTGCTTCTTAACTTGGTCGTGTTCTTCGCCGGGACAACGTGCCTAA